One window of Deltaproteobacteria bacterium genomic DNA carries:
- a CDS encoding endonuclease/exonuclease/phosphatase family protein yields MLFKAMTYNIHGGFGKGQRKMQFLVGILSSVGPQVICLQEVKQGPTRFGWENQGEWLGKNLGFWWAFAPVRYHTGGVLGNAVLSVWPIRQTRYHDLTILRRAPRGCLEVEIATPGGPLRVFNVHLGHLSRERAAQMRRLLARLYAPGGDKALPILVAGDFNSLPQSYVSHYLRKHLADVWHQVGHGRGGTFSTRLPLLRIDYIYVNQKLAPRAAQVVRPKRGRQISDHFPLLAEFDWNIS; encoded by the coding sequence TTGTTGTTTAAGGCTATGACTTATAACATCCATGGCGGTTTTGGCAAAGGCCAGCGGAAGATGCAATTCCTGGTAGGAATATTGAGCAGCGTTGGTCCCCAGGTGATCTGCTTACAGGAAGTCAAACAGGGGCCCACCCGCTTCGGCTGGGAGAATCAAGGGGAATGGCTCGGCAAAAACCTGGGCTTCTGGTGGGCTTTTGCCCCGGTCCGCTACCATACCGGGGGAGTCCTGGGGAATGCGGTGCTCTCGGTCTGGCCGATTCGCCAGACCCGGTATCATGATCTGACCATTTTGCGCCGCGCCCCTCGCGGCTGCCTGGAGGTAGAAATTGCTACTCCTGGGGGGCCGTTGCGGGTATTCAACGTCCACTTGGGCCATTTATCGCGCGAGCGGGCCGCTCAGATGCGCCGTCTGCTGGCCCGCCTTTACGCCCCGGGCGGAGATAAGGCTCTCCCTATCCTGGTGGCTGGAGACTTTAACTCTTTGCCCCAGAGCTATGTATCCCATTACCTCCGCAAACATCTGGCCGATGTCTGGCATCAGGTCGGGCATGGGCGGGGTGGGACTTTTAGCACCCGCCTGCCGCTGTTGCGGATTGATTATATCTACGTCAACCAGAAACTGGCACCTCGAGCCGCCCAGGTAGTGCGCCCGAAAAGAGGCCGCCAAATCTCCGACCATTTTCCCCTACTGGCAGAATTTGACTGGAATATTTCCTGA